In one Thermosipho ferrireducens genomic region, the following are encoded:
- a CDS encoding TIGR03936 family radical SAM-associated protein: protein MSRIFIMRFKKLGLFRYVSALDTIRSIERALRRSGLKMEFTQGFHPMPKISYVDPVPTGIVDKALYLKVFFEEDYDTNFVLEKIRKVCLREICVFEIFDKNYDFNEIDGYSYKVIIKKPFSYDPDYVVEKKTKRGMRYFTLKETLENLRIVGLKDYVVLNYYLRKKNLFNPHSISESVYIAMREEALIGEKRFSEVLRGVS, encoded by the coding sequence GTGAGTAGAATATTTATAATGAGATTTAAGAAGCTGGGATTATTCAGATATGTTTCGGCTCTGGACACCATTCGTAGTATAGAAAGAGCTTTGCGGCGTTCTGGGTTAAAAATGGAATTTACTCAGGGATTTCATCCCATGCCAAAAATTTCTTACGTTGATCCTGTTCCCACAGGTATTGTGGATAAGGCTCTGTATTTAAAAGTTTTTTTTGAAGAAGATTACGATACTAATTTTGTATTAGAAAAAATCAGGAAAGTATGCCTGAGAGAAATTTGCGTATTTGAAATTTTTGATAAAAATTATGATTTTAATGAAATAGATGGTTATAGTTACAAAGTTATAATAAAAAAGCCCTTTAGTTATGATCCTGATTATGTTGTAGAAAAGAAAACAAAGAGAGGTATGAGATACTTTACATTAAAGGAAACATTGGAAAATCTTCGAATAGTTGGTTTAAAGGATTATGTTGTGTTAAACTATTATCTTAGGAAGAAGAATTTGTTTAATCCACATAGTATTTCCGAGAGTGTTTATATAGCGATGAGGGAAGAAGCACTTATTGGCGAAAAAAGGTTTTCTGAAGTTTTGAGAGGGGTGTCTTAA
- a CDS encoding SMP-30/gluconolactonase/LRE family protein produces MKIVMSILFSIFGLFVPESIWVTQEGYYISQMGKLYTADGSVLYQSRMGNYVIENLVDPRGIYVENETLWIADKDRLIEYSLKSHTYKIYTPVTGSAKYLNDVVKYNGEMYVSDTYGDTIYILRENELYPVLSIAYPNGLSTDGEYLYIVSFTDPASLFVSDGNKVVKKMVLKGISYGDGLAYDRKNDLFFVSGYESGNIGVFTRDGRFLYEFSGLGKPADLFFDEKNEILYVPDMENGKLTALKVEIK; encoded by the coding sequence ATGAAAATAGTTATGAGCATTCTTTTTTCAATATTTGGTTTGTTTGTTCCTGAAAGTATATGGGTAACTCAGGAGGGATATTATATCTCTCAAATGGGAAAATTGTACACAGCTGATGGAAGTGTATTGTACCAGTCAAGAATGGGGAACTATGTTATAGAAAATCTGGTGGATCCTCGAGGAATTTATGTAGAAAACGAGACACTGTGGATAGCAGACAAAGATAGATTAATAGAATATAGTTTGAAAAGCCACACTTATAAGATATACACGCCAGTAACAGGTAGTGCAAAGTATTTAAATGACGTGGTGAAGTATAATGGTGAAATGTATGTATCAGATACATATGGGGACACAATTTATATTTTAAGGGAAAATGAATTGTATCCGGTGCTGAGTATAGCTTATCCAAATGGCCTGAGTACAGATGGAGAATATCTATATATCGTTTCTTTTACAGATCCAGCAAGTTTATTTGTTAGTGATGGAAATAAAGTGGTGAAAAAAATGGTTTTGAAAGGAATATCATATGGAGATGGATTGGCTTACGATAGGAAAAACGATCTTTTTTTTGTAAGTGGATATGAATCTGGGAATATTGGAGTGTTTACCAGGGATGGACGTTTTTTATACGAATTTTCTGGACTTGGAAAGCCTGCTGATTTGTTTTTTGACGAAAAAAATGAGATACTTTACGTACCAGATATGGAAAATGGGAAACTTACTGCTTTGAAGGTGGAAATAAAGTGA
- the lptB gene encoding LPS export ABC transporter ATP-binding protein — translation MKLYCEKIVKKFGRKKVLKGASLNVQNGEVVGLLGPNGSGKTTLFNIILGVVVPNSGKVYLGDKDITKVPIHKRSLMGITYLQQETSVFRELKVDENLKLVLEFHSQKNRINGRTNKLLEEFGIALLKNQKASDLSGGEKRRLELARMMTLSPRFLLLDEPFVGIDPKTVKEIQGMILNLKERGLGIIVTDHSVEALIPVVDRLYVIHKGEIISEGEPEKVLKDEVVKEVYLGGE, via the coding sequence ATGAAACTTTATTGTGAAAAAATAGTAAAGAAATTTGGTAGAAAGAAAGTTTTGAAAGGTGCAAGTTTAAATGTTCAAAATGGGGAAGTAGTTGGGTTGCTGGGTCCTAATGGCTCAGGAAAAACTACTCTTTTCAATATTATTCTTGGGGTTGTTGTGCCAAACTCGGGGAAAGTTTATCTTGGGGATAAAGATATAACAAAAGTTCCTATTCATAAACGTTCGTTAATGGGGATAACCTATCTTCAGCAGGAAACATCTGTTTTTAGAGAATTAAAGGTGGATGAGAATTTAAAGCTGGTATTGGAATTTCATTCTCAGAAAAATAGGATAAATGGAAGAACGAATAAACTTCTTGAAGAGTTTGGAATAGCGCTTTTAAAAAATCAAAAGGCGTCTGATTTATCTGGCGGAGAAAAAAGGCGTTTGGAGCTTGCACGTATGATGACTCTCTCGCCACGTTTTCTTTTACTTGACGAACCATTTGTTGGTATAGACCCAAAAACAGTTAAAGAAATACAGGGGATGATATTAAATTTAAAAGAACGTGGCCTTGGAATAATTGTAACTGATCATAGCGTTGAAGCTTTGATACCGGTTGTGGATAGGTTGTATGTAATACACAAGGGGGAAATAATTTCAGAGGGAGAACCGGAGAAGGTGCTGAAAGATGAGGTGGTGAAAGAAGTATACCTGGGGGGAGAATGA
- a CDS encoding OmpH family outer membrane protein codes for MKKWIPLIIALSLLASVIVISAGDTTQGPKLAYIDSSKVIQSYDKWLEVQSKYQEDVQFYTKKLNELANEIKELKAKGASQDIINSKMQEYAQKQQQYNKMLNDEYQKKFAEIEQEILSKIAEYAEIMGYDFVFNSKSMAYGSTKYDITAQFIEYLKTIGQ; via the coding sequence ATGAAAAAATGGATTCCATTGATTATTGCGTTATCTCTATTAGCTTCTGTTATTGTAATTTCTGCCGGGGATACGACACAAGGTCCAAAACTTGCATACATTGACTCATCCAAGGTTATTCAATCTTATGATAAGTGGCTTGAAGTGCAGTCAAAATATCAGGAAGATGTTCAGTTTTATACTAAAAAGTTGAATGAACTCGCAAATGAAATAAAAGAATTGAAAGCAAAAGGTGCTTCTCAGGATATTATTAATTCTAAGATGCAAGAATATGCTCAAAAGCAACAGCAGTACAACAAAATGTTAAATGATGAGTATCAAAAGAAATTTGCGGAAATAGAACAGGAAATACTCTCCAAAATAGCAGAGTATGCGGAAATAATGGGATATGATTTTGTGTTTAATAGTAAATCAATGGCATATGGAAGTACCAAATACGATATCACAGCTCAATTTATTGAATATTTAAAAACAATAGGTCAGTAA